A single Terriglobales bacterium DNA region contains:
- the hypB gene encoding hydrogenase nickel incorporation protein HypB, giving the protein MNKIEVEKKVLSANDRTAELLRRAFSEYGVLCLNLISSPGAGKTTLLERTLASVAGNTRLAVLTGDVQTDADARRLAQYGFPVKQITTGGGCHLTAGLVEHALQGWSLADLDILFIENVGNLICPAAYDLGESAKIVLLSVTEGDEKPLKYPAIFSRAALMVLTKVDLLAYVPFQAGRAIANARSVNPRLETIELSCMSDHGLADWERWLAARHPRLQFAEPLLV; this is encoded by the coding sequence ATGAACAAGATCGAAGTCGAGAAGAAAGTGCTGAGTGCGAACGACCGGACGGCGGAGCTGCTGCGCCGGGCGTTCAGCGAGTACGGCGTCCTCTGTTTGAACCTGATCAGCTCCCCGGGTGCGGGCAAGACCACGCTGCTGGAGCGCACGTTGGCGAGCGTCGCCGGCAACACGCGGCTGGCGGTGCTCACGGGCGACGTGCAGACCGACGCCGACGCGCGTCGGCTCGCACAGTACGGATTCCCCGTGAAGCAGATCACGACGGGCGGCGGCTGCCACCTCACCGCGGGGCTGGTGGAGCACGCGTTGCAGGGGTGGTCGCTCGCCGACCTGGACATCCTGTTCATCGAGAACGTCGGGAACCTGATCTGCCCCGCGGCCTATGACCTGGGCGAGAGCGCAAAGATCGTGCTCCTGAGCGTGACCGAAGGCGACGAGAAGCCGCTGAAGTATCCTGCGATCTTTTCGCGCGCCGCGCTGATGGTGCTGACGAAGGTGGACCTGCTGGCCTACGTCCCGTTCCAGGCCGGGCGTGCCATCGCGAACGCGCGCAGTGTGAACCCGCGCCTCGAGACCATCGAGCTCTCCTGCATGAGCGACCATGGCCTGGCGGACTGGGAACGCTGGCTGGCAGCCCGTCATCCGCGCCTCCAGTTCGCGGAACCTCTGCTGGTGTGA
- a CDS encoding hydrogenase maturation nickel metallochaperone HypA, with product MHELAIANSVLESARKTAAAHGLPLRRIGLRIGAWAGVDPEALRDGFGLLVSNTEFAGVELEIERSRSEHELQLAYVELEEP from the coding sequence CGTGCTCGAATCCGCCCGCAAGACCGCGGCGGCGCACGGCCTGCCTCTCCGGCGGATCGGTCTCCGCATCGGCGCGTGGGCCGGGGTCGATCCGGAGGCGCTACGCGACGGCTTTGGCTTGCTGGTGAGCAACACCGAATTCGCGGGAGTCGAGCTGGAGATCGAGCGCTCGCGGTCGGAGCACGAGTTGCAACTTGCGTATGTCGAGCTGGAGGAGCCATGA